In one Brassica oleracea var. oleracea cultivar TO1000 chromosome C9, BOL, whole genome shotgun sequence genomic region, the following are encoded:
- the LOC106314943 gene encoding probable long-chain-alcohol O-fatty-acyltransferase 5, which yields MDEELKSLIKVWISAIISISYCYYIPPRIKSGVPRLCSLCPVLALFLVLPLCFSSVHLSLITAFFLTWLANFKLILFSFDKGPLIPLPPSLSRFICFTCFPIKAQQNPKSQNHMPKLVFAIKVAIFGVLLHLYGYRKNLSPALLLALYFVHLYLEIEIILSFIKNVVCIFLGCDLEPQSNKPYLATSLQDFWGRRWNLMVPAILRPAVYAPMRRVSERRMSSGWALFPGILAAFIVSGLVHELLFFYLTREMPTWEVTMFFVLHGVCTAVELAVKKKTTVIQRWQLSPVVSRLLTVGFVIVTGGWLFTPQLIRASLSYRLLKIRMKQRLKAIEEDVWTAVESGWTEPCVKTKDGEYAPKPKEQWTETDKLESKFNSKAIYEIFNAINAEQFKLVQGCSSAKDAWETRIDHLVAIMRGLQLSKEEDLII from the exons ATGGATGAAGAACTCAAAAGCTTAATCAAAGTATGGATCTCCGCAATAATCTCCATATCGTATTGTTACTACATACCACCTAGAATCAAATCTGGTGTTCCACGGTTATGCTCTCTTTGTCCTGTCCTTGCTTTGTTTCTTGTTCTTCCTCTGTGTTTCTCTTCTGTGCATCTATCTTTAATAACAGCCTTTTTTCTCACATGGCTCGCCAACTTCAAACTCATCCTCTTCTCCTTTGACAAAGGTCCTCTAATCCCACTTCCTCCAAGTCTCTCCCGTTTCATCTGCTTTACTTGCTTTCCAATCAAAGCTCAGCAAAACCCAAAATCTCAAAACCACATGCCCAAACTTGTGTTTGCTATTAAAGTTGCCATATTTGGTGTGTTATTACATTTGTATGGCTACAGAAAGAATCTGTCTCCTGCTCTGCTACTGGCTCTCTATTTTGTGCACCTCTACTTAGAAATTGAGATTATTTTATCATTCATCAAAAATGTTGTTTGTATCTTTCTTGGCTGTGACCTCGAACCACAGTCCAATAAACCATACTTAGCCACATCTCTACAAGATTTCTGGGGTCGTCGGTGGAACCTCATGGTTCCAGCGATTCTCAGACCCGCCGTTTACGCCCCAATGCGGCGAGTGTCTGAACGCAGAATGAGCTCAGGTTGGGCTTTGTTTCCGGGGATTTTAGCGGCGTTCATCGTCTCAGGATTGGTTCATGAGCTGCTCTTCTTCTATTTAACACGTGAGATGCCAACATGGGAAGTTACAATGTTCTTCGTGTTACATGGCGTTTGCACTGCGGTGGAGTTGGCCGTGAAGAAGAAGACGACGGTGATACAGCGGTGGCAGCTGAGTCCGGTTGTGTCGAGGCTGCTCACTGTCGGGTTCGTGATTGTGACGGGTGGGTGGTTATTTACACCTCAGCTTATAAGAGCATCATTATCCTATAGACTCTTAAAGA TTCGAATGAAACAAAGGCTCAAAGCTATTGAAGAAGATGTGTGGACTGCTGTTGAGTCAGGATGGACGGAGCCATGTGTCAAAACGAAGGATGGGGAGTATGCTCCAAAACCAAAGGAGCAGTGGACGGAAACTGATAAGTTAGAATCTAAGTTCAACTCCAAAGCCATTTATGAAATCTTCAACGCAATCAATGCAGAACAGTTCAAACTTGTTCAAGGATGCTCATCAGCAAAGGACGCATGGGAAACAAGAATTGATCATCTAGTTGCTATTATGAGGGGACTTCAACTGTCAAAAGAAGAAGACTTGATCATCTAG